The following proteins come from a genomic window of Cytophagia bacterium CHB2:
- a CDS encoding efflux RND transporter permease subunit: protein MNLPQFSIRYPVTIAMMMLGIAILGVISFDRLGTDLLPAIYNPRIVVELQSGERSPQEMEQRFARRLEGELGTVSKVVDVSARCSLGRVLATATFSWGTDMDFALLDVQKKVASYESDPEVNRVTIARYDPQEEPIMIYAVQSSGDRDLDELRRIAENVIKRGLERLDGVARVQVYGGLVREVRVELDEYLLEAFNLTPAEITAKIRQANANASGGRLVQQDKAYLIKGIGNYTSVEDVAETVVGYKAAANGASADSAALGVQQTGAQFSPDRVPIYLSEVARVSYAPEERTDMVRLNGRESIGFYIYKEAEDNTVRVAQQVAETISRLQADLSGLEFTLINSQASFIDNAIGEVKSTAMIGALLAVLVLYAFLRSLGVTLIVSLAIPISILATFTLMYLQQLTLNIMTLGGLALGAGMLVDNAIVVIENIFRRRQLGESAETAAVAGASEVGAAIFAVTLTTIVVFLPVVYVEGIAAELFRDQAWVVTYALLASLLVAFTLVPVLAVKTLAKDTAAFQRRRLRIPIYEKTLQWALQHRAFVVAAALLLMAIAALLLPVVGAEFIPHSNENQVQIDLDLPPGTPMEKTAAVLAGVEDRIQQVLGDKITAQFATINVRSSQSLFTQEMQGGEHLAGVTINLVEGKNALTPESAIAALRPHMNLPGINTTFRIRETSLQQTIGSGGKPVMVEVRGPELQALQEICVRVSEALQTLPGLHTIETSFQRGRPEINLRIDRLLAASFGLDVQQIGQRVRERLAGEVVSDFYSAGQDRNIRVTFAAATLTELADMPIRAPNGAVLRLRDIAELTPDEGPSEIQRHNQSRIAYVTAELGEGTTLSRAIAAVNNTLAEIPLPPDYELRFAGEEASREESFDQMKFALWLSIILVYMVMAALFENLLHPFTILLTLPFAGVGVVFAFLLVGEPLSVMAYIGVVLLVGIAVNNAIVLLDYINRLRAAGMSRRAAVLQGGRDRLRPILMTTATTILGLLPLTIGLGEGARLRAPMAIAVIGGLVTSTLLTLVVIPVVYELIDEIRRKTT, encoded by the coding sequence TGCTGCCGGCGATTTACAACCCGCGCATCGTCGTTGAGCTGCAATCCGGCGAACGCTCGCCGCAGGAAATGGAACAACGCTTTGCGCGCCGGCTCGAGGGTGAACTGGGCACGGTGAGCAAGGTTGTGGACGTGAGCGCCAGGTGCAGCCTCGGCCGCGTGCTGGCCACCGCAACGTTTAGTTGGGGCACGGACATGGATTTCGCGCTGCTGGACGTGCAGAAGAAAGTCGCGAGCTATGAATCCGATCCGGAAGTCAATCGCGTGACCATTGCGCGCTACGATCCGCAAGAAGAACCGATCATGATTTATGCCGTGCAGAGCAGCGGCGACCGCGATCTCGACGAGCTGCGCCGCATCGCCGAGAATGTCATCAAGCGTGGTTTGGAACGGTTGGACGGCGTGGCGCGCGTGCAGGTTTATGGCGGCCTCGTGCGCGAAGTGCGCGTCGAACTCGACGAATATCTGCTGGAAGCCTTTAACCTGACGCCCGCCGAGATTACCGCCAAAATTCGCCAGGCCAATGCCAATGCCTCCGGCGGCAGATTGGTGCAGCAGGACAAAGCCTATCTCATCAAAGGCATCGGCAATTATACCAGCGTGGAAGATGTCGCCGAAACCGTAGTCGGGTATAAAGCCGCTGCCAACGGCGCCAGCGCGGATAGCGCGGCTCTGGGCGTCCAGCAAACCGGCGCGCAATTCTCGCCGGACAGAGTGCCGATTTATCTATCCGAGGTTGCGCGGGTGAGCTACGCTCCGGAAGAGCGTACCGACATGGTCCGTTTGAATGGGCGGGAAAGCATCGGTTTTTATATTTATAAAGAAGCCGAAGACAACACCGTGCGTGTGGCCCAACAGGTCGCGGAAACCATCAGCCGCTTGCAGGCTGACTTGTCCGGTTTGGAATTCACCCTCATCAACAGCCAAGCCTCGTTTATTGATAACGCGATCGGCGAAGTGAAAAGCACGGCGATGATCGGCGCGCTGCTCGCTGTGCTGGTGCTCTATGCCTTTTTGCGCAGCCTGGGCGTGACTCTCATCGTCAGTCTTGCCATACCGATTTCAATTCTCGCCACGTTCACGCTGATGTATTTGCAGCAGCTCACGCTCAACATTATGACGCTGGGCGGGCTGGCGCTGGGCGCGGGCATGCTGGTTGATAATGCTATTGTCGTGATCGAGAATATCTTCCGCCGCCGCCAACTTGGCGAATCTGCCGAAACCGCGGCAGTCGCCGGCGCCAGCGAAGTGGGCGCCGCGATCTTTGCAGTCACGCTCACGACGATTGTGGTTTTTCTGCCGGTGGTTTATGTCGAAGGCATTGCCGCCGAGCTGTTTCGCGATCAAGCCTGGGTGGTGACGTATGCGCTACTCGCCTCGCTGCTGGTTGCGTTTACGCTGGTGCCGGTGCTGGCGGTCAAAACGCTGGCGAAAGACACCGCAGCTTTTCAACGCCGGCGCTTGCGCATTCCGATTTATGAAAAGACGCTGCAATGGGCGTTGCAGCATCGCGCTTTTGTGGTGGCCGCTGCGCTTCTGCTCATGGCCATCGCGGCGCTGCTTTTGCCCGTGGTGGGTGCGGAGTTCATTCCGCACAGCAATGAAAATCAAGTGCAGATCGATCTCGATTTGCCGCCCGGTACGCCCATGGAAAAAACCGCGGCGGTGCTCGCCGGCGTCGAGGATCGCATTCAACAGGTTTTAGGCGACAAGATCACCGCGCAGTTTGCCACGATCAATGTGAGATCGTCACAGAGCCTGTTCACGCAAGAAATGCAAGGCGGCGAGCATCTTGCCGGGGTCACGATCAATTTGGTCGAGGGCAAAAACGCTTTGACGCCGGAGAGCGCCATTGCCGCATTGCGGCCGCACATGAATCTGCCCGGCATCAATACCACCTTCCGCATTCGCGAGACCAGCTTGCAGCAAACCATTGGCAGCGGCGGCAAGCCGGTGATGGTCGAAGTACGCGGTCCGGAACTGCAAGCATTGCAGGAAATTTGCGTGCGCGTGAGTGAGGCGTTGCAAACCTTGCCGGGTTTGCACACGATCGAAACGAGTTTTCAGCGCGGCCGGCCTGAAATTAACTTGCGTATCGATCGCCTGCTGGCTGCCAGTTTTGGTTTGGATGTTCAACAAATCGGCCAGCGTGTGCGCGAGCGGCTTGCCGGCGAGGTGGTTTCGGATTTCTACAGCGCGGGACAGGATCGCAATATTCGCGTGACCTTTGCCGCCGCGACGCTAACCGAGCTGGCGGATATGCCGATTCGCGCGCCCAACGGCGCGGTTCTGCGCTTGCGCGATATCGCCGAACTCACGCCCGACGAAGGGCCGAGCGAGATTCAACGGCACAATCAATCGCGCATTGCCTATGTCACGGCGGAATTGGGCGAGGGCACAACCTTGAGCCGCGCCATCGCCGCGGTGAACAACACCCTTGCCGAAATTCCTCTGCCGCCGGATTACGAACTGCGCTTTGCCGGAGAAGAAGCCTCACGCGAGGAATCCTTCGATCAAATGAAGTTCGCGCTTTGGCTCTCGATCATTCTGGTCTACATGGTAATGGCGGCGTTGTTCGAGAATCTGCTGCACCCGTTCACGATTTTGTTGACGCTGCCGTTTGCCGGGGTGGGCGTGGTGTTTGCGTTTTTGTTGGTGGGCGAGCCGCTCAGCGTTATGGCTTATATTGGCGTGGTTTTGCTCGTCGGCATTGCCGTGAACAATGCCATCGTGCTGCTCGATTACATCAATCGTCTGCGCGCAGCCGGCATGTCGCGGCGCGCAGCGGTTCTGCAAGGCGGGCGCGATCGCTTGCGCCCCATTCTCATGACCACCGCAACCACGATTCTCGGGCTGTTACCGCTCACTATCGGCCTGGGCGAAGGCGCGCGTTTGCGCGCGCCCATGGCCATTGCTGTGATCGGTGGTTTGGTCACGTCAACATTGCTCACGCTGGTGGTGATTCCGGTGGTTTATGAGTTGATTGATGAGATTAGGCGCAAAACAACATAG